A segment of the Manis javanica isolate MJ-LG chromosome 17, MJ_LKY, whole genome shotgun sequence genome:
TGTATTTGGTgggttgcttttacttttttgataCTACATTGTATGAATcccttttgaaagaaaaatagttaTTACCTACTCCAAAAATTAATTTCAGGACTGACAGTGAGAATTAACATTTGGATTCAAGATGAGCTTCCTCTTGCCCAAGCTGACTAGCAAAAAAGAAGTGGACCAGGCAATAAAAAGTACTGCAGAGAAGGTGTTGGTTCTCAGGTTTGGGAGAGATGAGGATCCTGTCTGTCTGCAGCTAGATGATATTGTAAGTGAATTTTTTAGGTAAATACTTTCCTAAAAATCTACGCCTTCTCACTTCAACATCTGCAAAGTGCATGAAAAGGAGCAGGCAGGGCCCAGGGATATAGCTGTTCATTCGTTAACACATTTTCACTTAGAGTTGATCATGTGCCTGCCCTGAGCTGAACCCCCAAATCTGTGATTATGCTGATCCCCTTCTGGACGTCCTTCCCCACTGGCAGCTGTGGAAACTCAGTTTCACCACCAAGGCAATAGAAGACCAGAAACATTATTAACAAGCATCTATGAACATTATCTTATTTGGTGCTCACAGCAGTGAGATAATTACTGTTCCCAAAATGGGAAATGAGATGAATGCCAGGGAGGTCTGGTGACTTCCCAGACACAGAACCACTAAATtgaagagctgggatttgaatttgttttctctgcctgaaaATATACTTGTCTAGTATGCTGGTGCTGCCTGATGAGAATCTCTGATTTCACTACACATCTTCACACTGATGAGTAGGGAAGGGAGTATGGGACACAGTAAGCTTAATCTGTCACCCTTTATTAGAAAGAGAGACTCTTACCCATGGTCTAAGACCTCTTCTCACCATTTCTGCTGCTGCACAGTATGGATCCAGTGCAGGAATCCTCATTGTTGTGATTAAAAATGGGTCTGTAATATATAGTAACCTTGGGCCAAGGTGCCAGAGGATTGCAACCCTCAGCTGTAGTGGGAGGGAAGATCACAGAGATCAAGAGTATAGACTCTGAAGCCAAGCTGAGGTCAAATCCCAGCCTCACCGCTTAGTAGCTGTGGCCAGGGACAGATTCCCTCCCTGTGGCTTGGTCtcctcacctatgaaatgggCACTACAATGTGCACACCTCCTAAGAATGCACACAGCAAATGAGCAGTAAGTGCAGAGCACTCGGACAGTCAGTGCCATGTCAGGGTTTGCTACCCTGGTTAGAATTTTGACTCATGGGGGTTTTGGAAGGGAAGATGGGGTAATCTCAGTATCTGTAGTTCATATTTCTGAgtggtttaattttttcttttaagtgagCATGGATTTTATAAATCCATTCTTAGTCCAGGAACTTTTCCAAACAGAATACTCTATTCTAGTAAAAAGTTTCCGAGAAGAAACAGCAGCAACTCTCATATTTTAACCTGCATCTCTCTCCTCATTTACAGCTTTCTAAGACCTCTTCTGACTTGAGTAAAATGGCCTCTATATACTTGGTAGATGTGGACCAAACTCCAGTTTATACACACTATTTTGACATCAGTTACATTCCATCTACTGTGTTTTTCTTCAATGGGCAGCATATGAAAGTGGATTATGGGTAAGTTAGATTGACATGAAGTCATTGTAGCCTTAAAAGTTTCTTTGATCTAAGCAGTTTCAGCTCACCTATTGTCATGTGATAGTGGCTTTGTGAATCCTATATTGGTACTGTTTTCTCAATTGATGCACTCAAttctcttttattgaagtatcattgatacacaatcttatattggtttcaagtgtacagcacTGTGTTTCaccagttacccgtattattaaatcctcacctcagcTAGGAtgcactctgatttttttttatgaaagaCTTTGGTGGAAAATGAGACAGTTTCCAGTACAATTGTTAAATTCTAACTGCCTACTTAAGTATGAAAGAATAGTACAGTTTGTGAAGCTTAACCACCCTTTTGTGTAGAAAATACAGAACCTTTTTAAGAGTTTCCCAggaatttcatttaaaacaaaaatatgtcaTTATTCTTAAACTTCTGGGACTGGTCAGCTGCATTTATAAAACTGTTCCTTCCAGCAAGCTGAGACATGCTTCTCTCTTAGCCAAGTTTCCTGTCTTCTGCCACACAGAGAATTTTGAAATCATTCTTCAAAGATGTCTGTCTCAAGAATATGTAACATGATATCTTTAATGCCTTCCACCAGCCAGCCAGCATCCcaatacttaatatttattttgaatgtacCCATAATTCTTACCATTTTTTACTGTGGCTGAGGTGTTCACTTATCTAGATTGGGTACCTGCTTTGTATTATCTTTTTGCAATCATGTTACATATTATCtattttaaagctatttattCTGCTAGAACACAGTTGACATAAGCATTAATTTGGTGCAGTCTTTTTAGAGGGTAGTTTTTTACACTACTTACCACCTTAAAAGTGTGTAAAAAACTTTAACCCTGCAATTGGATCTCCAGGAATTTATCTGAAGTGAAAATACTCATGCCAGTGGGCAACACTGG
Coding sequences within it:
- the TXNL4B gene encoding thioredoxin-like protein 4B isoform X2; translated protein: MSFLLPKLTSKKEVDQAIKSTAEKVLVLRFGRDEDPVCLQLDDILSKTSSDLSKMASIYLVDVDQTPVYTHYFDISYIPSTVFFFNGQHMKVDYGYLNGFRFGAFIKKAAMNILAHVFWWIHVLISLG
- the TXNL4B gene encoding thioredoxin-like protein 4B isoform X1 encodes the protein MSFLLPKLTSKKEVDQAIKSTAEKVLVLRFGRDEDPVCLQLDDILSKTSSDLSKMASIYLVDVDQTPVYTHYFDISYIPSTVFFFNGQHMKVDYGSPDHTKFVGSFKTKQDFIDLIEVIYRGAMRGKLIVQSPIDPKNVPKYDLLYQDI